From the Cryptomeria japonica chromosome 2, Sugi_1.0, whole genome shotgun sequence genome, one window contains:
- the LOC131049932 gene encoding uncharacterized protein At4g15970 produces the protein MDLSHREKILGVLCCVLLFLVLLSNKPLFYSAMNNRFQGKLKNQSSDELTSALASASMPNKTVIITMVNAAWMESGGMFDLFMKSFEVGEGTRPLLNNLLVVAHDEKAFNACTQIHPHCYRLKTAGVDFSGESFFMSEDYLKMTRSKILFLTNVLQKGYSFLFSDSDILWFRNPFERFSRDTDFQMSCDRYSGNPLDMRNQENTGFMLVRSNNRTIQMMQVWHNSTLMRPHMHDQDVWNAIKLSRSISKIGLSARFVDTKYFSGFCQCSRDLSVVYTMHANCCRGLKAKIHDLKEAFEDWTSFQSSGLNRTSVHWRAREECRRSWFKK, from the exons ATGGATCTAAGCCACAGAGAGAAGATTTTGGGTGTCCTctgctgtgttttgttgtttcttgTACTGCTCTCCAACAAGCCACTTTTTTACTCAGCCATGAACAACAGATTTCAAGGAAAGCTCAAGAATCAAAGCTCG GACGAGCTGACGTCAGCTCTGGCCAGCGCCTCCATGCCCAACAAGACTGTGATAATAACGATGGTGAACGCGGCATGGATGGAATCTGGCGGGATGTTCGACTTGTTTATGAAGAGCTTTGAAGTTGGGGAGGGAACACGACCACTACTAAACAATCTTCTGGTGGTTGCCCACGATGAAAAGGCATTCAACGCCTGTACACAAATCCATCCTCACTGCTATCGATTAAAGACTGCAGGAGTTGATTTTTCAGGCGAAAGCTTCTTCATGTCGGAGGATTACTTGAAGATGACGCGTTCTAAAATCCTCTTCCTCACCAATGTGTTACAGAAAGGCTACAGTTTTCTTTTTTCT GATTCAGATATACTGTGGTTTAGAAAtccatttgaaagattttcaagaGATACAGATTTTCAGATGTCATGCGATAGGTATTCCGGGAACCCACTTGATATGAGAAACCAGGAAAATACAGGATTCATGTTAGTCCGTTCAAACAATAGGACTATTCAGATGATGCAGGTGTGGCACAATTCTACACTAATGAGGCCCCACATGCATGACCAGGATGTGTGGAATGCTATAAAGTTGTCTCGAAGTATTAGTAAAATAGGTCTGAGTGCACGCTTTGTTGATACCAAGTATTTCAGTGGATTTTGCCAGTGTAGCAGAGATTTGAGTGTGGTGTACACCATGCATGCAAATTGTTGTAGAGGATTGAAGGCCAAGATCCATGATTTGAAAGAAGCTTTTGAAGATTGGACCTCCTTTCAGTCTAGTGGATTAAATAGGACAAGTGTGCATTGGAGAGCCCGAGAGGAATGTAGACGTTCTTGGTTCAAGAAATGA